The Brassica napus cultivar Da-Ae chromosome C7, Da-Ae, whole genome shotgun sequence genome has a segment encoding these proteins:
- the LOC111207443 gene encoding DNA repair protein RAD5B: protein MEMRRTEHEAAVSSSDDCKVVADTPDESYVVFRTSTGVRISSQLNDDDGIICSDESKSDLSDAMPVKDEVTGDGSVTLCNRMSNDFVESESASLEFRVKEEPDLDFENQGEEMVIDIVEKPVVVALALALAQEEAQSVVEAVSRGSGNECVTVDVKQEPENLETDQSIIPAALILAPKPLQVIRPKAEILDTPEVIDVESEFLNRLVKQERSGTHVKMEPPVEETKVGALSLSLQVREEKPVYAKKVNTEVDARKVKVEDGDFPVEKDWYLVGRSLVTATSTSKGRRLEDNEVVNFAFPSTVNLKVPNIVRFSTKRCGEIGRLPMEWSNWAVSLLRSGKVKMLGRCVAAPSFLQMMQDIMLYVSFYIHSSIFTDVSKSTWRIGSSPNIESTLHPLLQLFRHLTIKPYQKAEFTPQELDSRKRSLNVENDSDERAALLAIAKRRKGAPLCLEHNKDEEDAPESYMNRVVGAADSYNLEEMEAPSTLTCNLRPYQKQALYWMSESEKGIDVDKAAETLHPCWEAYRICDERAPSIYVNIFSGEATIQFPTATQMARGGILADAMGLGKTVMTIALILARPGRGNPEIEDDLAADVNGDTPKRKESHKALTCVKAKGGTLIVCPMALLSQWKDELETHSMPDTVSVLSYYGGDRTQDAKAIASHDVVLTTYGVLTSAYKQDMANSIFHRIDWYRIVVDEAHTIKSWKTQAAKATFELSSHCRWCLTGTPLQNKLEDLYSLLCFLHVEPWCNWAWWNKLIQKPYENGDPRGLKLIKAILRPLMLRRTKETRDKEGSLILELPPTDVQVIECEQSEAERDFYTALFKRSKVQFDQFVAQGRVLHNYANILELLLRLRQCCNHPFLVMSRADSQQYADLDSLARRFLDNNPDSVSQKAPSRAYIEEVIQDIRDGNSKECPICLESADDPILTPCAHRMCRECLLTSWRSTSCGLCPICRTVLKKTELISCPTESIFRVDVVKNWKESSKVSELIKCLEKIRMSGTGEKSIVFSQWTSFLDLLEIPLRRRGIGFLRFDGKLAQKAREKVLKEFNETKQKTVLLMSLKAGGVGLNLTAASNVFLMDPWWNPAVEEQAIMRIHRIGQKRTVCVRRFIVKDTVEERMQQVQARKQRMIAGALTDEEVRSARLEELKMLFR from the exons ATGGAGATGCGGAGAACCGAACACGAAGCAGCTGTTTCAAGTTCAGACGATTGTAAGGTCGTTGCAGATACTCCCGATGAATCCTATGTGGTCTTCAGGACATCCACCGGAGTCCGAATCTCTTCTCAATTGAACGATGATGACGGTATTATCTGTTCCGATGAATCCAAGTCGGATCTTTCCGATGCTATGCCGGTGAAAGACGAGGTAACCGGTGACGGTTCTGTTACTCTTTGTAATCGTATGAGTAACGATTTTGTAGAATCTGAATCGGCGAGTTTAGAGTTCCGCGTTAAGGAGGAACCTGATTTGGATTTTGAGAATCAAGGAGAAGAAATGGTGATTGATATTGTAGAGAAGCCTGTGGTGGTTGCTCTTGCTCTTGCTCTTGCTCAAGAAGAAGCACAATCTGTAGTTGAAGCTGTTTCAAGAGGCTCTGGCAACGAGTGTGTTACTGTTGATGTCAAACAAGAACCTGAGAATCTGGAAACAGACCAATCTATTATACCAGCTGCTCTCATCTTGGCGCCTAAGCCACTTCAAGTTATCCGACCGAAGGCTGAGATTTTGGATACACCTGAAGTTATTGATGTGGAATCAGAGTTTTTGAATCGACTAGTTAAGCAAGAGAGGAGTGGTACTCATGTGAAGATGGAACCACCGGTTGAGGAAACAAAGGTGGGtgctttgagtttgagtttgcaAGTGAGAGAAGAGAAGCCTGTGTATGCGAAGAAGGTTAATACAGAGGTTGATGCAAGAAAGGTGAAAGTGGAAGATGGAGATTTCCCGGTGGAGAAAGACTGGTACTTGGTTGGGAGGTCTCTTGTCACCGCTACTTCCACTAGTAAAGGAAGGAGACTGGAAGATAACGAAGTTGTGAATTTCGCATTTCCCTCTACTGTCAACTTGAAAGTCCCAAACATTGTTCGTTTCTCTACCAAAAGATGTGGAGAA ATTGGAAGGCTTCCAATGGAATGGTCGAACTGGGCTGTGAGCCTTTTGAGATCTGGTAAAGTCAAAATGTTAGGCAGATGTGTAGCTGCGCCATCCTTTCTTCAAATGATGCAAGATATTATGCTATATGTTAG TTTCTACATTCACAGCTCCATATTCACTGATGTTAGCAAATCCACTTGGCGGATTGGTTCTTCACCTAACATAGAGTCCACGCTTCATCCGCTTCTGCAGCTTTTCAGACACTTGACAATCAAACCTTACCAAAAG GCTGAGTTTACTCCTCAGGAACTTGACTCTCGCAAACGCTCCCTCAACGTGGAG AATGACTCGGATGAAAGAGCAGCATTGTTGGCCATAGCGAAAAGAAGAAAAGGTGCTCCACTGTGTCTCGAGCACaacaaagatgaagaagatgctCCTGAGTCATATATGAATCGGGTTGTTGGCGCTGCAGATTCATATAACCTGGAG GAAATGGAAGCTCCAAGTACACTCACCTGCAACCTGAGACCATACCAGAAACAAGCACTCTACTGGATGTCAGAATCTGAAAAAGGAATTGATGTTGATAAAGCAGCTGAAACTCTCCATCCTTGCTGGGAGGCTTATCGAATCTGTGACGA GAGGGCACCTTCAATTTATGTGAACATCTTCAGCGGTGAAGCAACAATCCAGTTTCCAACAGCTACACAGATGGCAAGAGGCGGA ATATTGGCAGATGCCATGGGACTTGGAAAAACTGTGATGACAATTGCACTAATACTTGCACGGCCAGGCCGAGGTAACCCAGAAATTGAAGACGACTTGGCGGCAGATGTTAATGGAGATACACCTAAGAGGAAGGAGAGTCATAAAGCACTAACGTGTGTGAAGGCCAAAGGAGGCACTCTTATTGTTTGCCCCATGGCATTGCTAAGCCAATGGAAG GACGAGCTTGAGACTCATTCAATGCCTGACACTGTGTCTGTGTTAAGTTACTACGGAGGGGATAGGACGCAGGACGCAAAAGCTATAGCGAGTCATGATGTGGTCTTGACAACTTATGGTGTCTTAACCTCTGCTTACAAGCAG GATATGGCGAACAGTATTTTCCACAGAATTGATTGGTACAggattgttgttgatgaagctCACACTATCAAATCATGGAAAACACAAGCTGCTAAAGCTACGTTTGAGTTGTCTTCACACTGCAGATGGTGTCTGACAGGGACCCCTTTACAA AACAAGCTTGAAGATCTTTACAGTCTTCTATGCTTCCTTCATGTCGAACCATGGTGCAATTGGGCTTG GTGGAATAAGTTGATTCAGAAGCCATATGAAAATGGTGATCCACGAGGACTAAAGCTAATCAAGGCGATTTTGAGGCCATTGATGCTGAGAAGAACAAAGGAGACGAGGGACAAAGAAGGAAG TCTAATTCTTGAACTTCCTCCAACCGATGTTCAAGTCATCGAATGTGAACAGTCTGAAGCAGAACGTGACTTCTATACTGCCCTTTTCAAGAGATCTAAA GTCCAGTTTGACCAGTTTGTGGCACAAGGAAGAGTTCTTCACAACTATGCAAACATCCTCGAGCTCCTCCTCCGTCTACGCCAATGTTGCAACCACCCTTTTCTAGTTATGAG CCGGGCAGATTCACAACAATACGCTGACTTAGACAGCCTCGCAAGGAGATTCCTTGACAACAACCCTGACTCAGTTTCTCAAAAAGCTCCCTCTCGGGCATACATCGAAGAAGTTATCCAAGACATACGCGATGGCAACAGCAAAGAGTGCCCAATATGTCTGGAGTCTGCAGATGATCCCATTCTCACACCCTGTGCTCACAGAATGTGCCGTGAATGTCTCCTTACTAGCTGGCGCTCTACTTCTTGCGGTCTATGCCCAATCTGCAGGACAGTACTGAAGAAAACTGAGCTCATCTCATGCCCAACGGAGAGTATTTTCCGTGTTGATGTTGTAAAGAACTGGAAGGAGTCCTCAAAGGTCTCGGAGCTTATAAAATGCTTAGAGAAGATTCGGATGTCTGGTACGGGAGAGAAGAGCATTGTGTTTAGCCAGTGGACTTCGTTTTTGGATCTCCTGGAGATTCCTTTGAGAAGAAGAGGAATTGGGTTTCTTAGATTCGATGGGAAGCTTGCACAGAAGGCGAGAGAAAAGGTCTTGAAGGAGTTCAATGAAACCAAACAGAAAACA GTTCTGCTTATGTCTCTGAAAGCTGGAGGAGTTGGTCTGAATCTGACTGCAGCTTCAAACGTCTTCTTAATG GATCCATGGTGGAATCCGGCGGTGGAAGAGCAAGCAATCATGAGAATTCATCGCATAGGACAGAAAAGAACTGTATGCGTCAGAAGATTCATTGTCAAG